The following are from one region of the Canis lupus baileyi chromosome 25, mCanLup2.hap1, whole genome shotgun sequence genome:
- the PRICKLE1 gene encoding prickle-like protein 1 yields the protein MPLEMEPKMSKLAFGCQRSSTSDDDSGCALEEYAWVPPGLRPEQIQLYFACLPEEKVPYVNSPGEKHRIKQLLYQLPPHDNEVRYCQSLSEEEKKELQVFSAQRKKEALGRGTIKLLSRAVMHAVCEQCGLKINGGEIAVFASRAGPGVCWHPSCFVCFTCNELLVDLIYFYQDGKIHCGRHHAELLKPRCSACDEIIFADECTEAEGRHWHMKHFCCLECETVLGGQRYIMKDGRPFCCGCFESLYAEYCEACGEHIGVDHAQMTYDGQHWHATEACFSCAQCKASLLGCPFLPKQGQIYCSKTCSLGEDVHASDSSDSAFQSARSRDSRRSVRMGKSSRSADQCRQSLLLSPALNYKFPGLSGNADDTLSRKLDDLSLSRQGASFVNEEFWKGRVEHETPEDPEEWAEHEDYMTQLLLKFGDKSLFQQQPNEIDIRASEHWISDNMVKNKTELKQNNQSLASKKYQSDMYWAQSQDGLGDSAYGSHPGPASSRRLQELDLDHGASGYNHDQTQWYEDSLECLSDLKPEQSVRDSMDSLALSNITGASVDGESKPRPSLYSLQNFEEMEAEDCEKMSNMGTLNSSMLHRSAESLKSLSSELCPEKIMPEEKPVHLPVLRRSKSQSRPQQVKFSDDVIDNGNYDNLEIRQPPMSERTRRRVYHFEERGSRSHHHRRRRSRKSRSDNALNLVTERKYSPKDRLRLYTPDNYEKFIQNKSAREIQAYIQNADLYGQYAHATSDYALQNPGVPRFLGLYGEDDDSWCSSTSSSSDSEEEGYFLGQPIPQPRPQRYAYYTDDLSSPTSALPTPQFGQRTTKSKKKKGHKGKNCIIS from the exons atgCCTTTGGAGATGGAGCCCAAAATGAGCAAACTCGCCTTTGGGTGCCAGAGGAGTTCCACGTCCGATGATGATTCTGGCTGTGCGTTGGAGGAGTATGCCTGGGTGCCCCCAGGCCTTAGACCAGAGCAG ATCCAGCTCTATTTTGCTTGCTTACCAGAGGAAAAGGTTCCTTATGTTAACAGCCCCGGAGAGAAACATCGAATTAAACAGCTTTTGTACCAGTTGCCACCACATGATAATGAG GTGCGCTATTGCCAGTCTTTGAgcgaagaggagaaaaaagaactgCAAGTGTTCAGTGCTCAACGGAAGAAAGAAGCCCTTGGAAGAGGAACGATCAAACTCTTGTCCAGAGCAGTAATGCATGCTGTGTGCGAACAG TGTGGGTTGAAGATAAATGGAGGTGAAATTGCAGTGTTTGCCTCTCGCGCGGGCCCTGGAGTGTGCTGGCACCCTTCCTGTTTTGTCTGCTTCACGTGTAACGAGCTGCTGGTCGACCTCATCTATTTTTATCAGGATGGAAAAATTCACTGTGGCAGGCACCATGCTGAACTGCTCAAACCGCGGTGTTCAGCATGTGATGAG ataatttttgcTGATGAGTGCACAGAGGCTGAGGGTCGCCATTGGCACATGAAACACTTCTGCTGCCTTGAGTGTGAAACCGTCCTAGGAGGACAGAGGTACATTATGAAGGATGGCCGCCCATTCTGCTGTGGCTGTTTTGAGTCTCTGTACGCAGAGTACTGTGAAGCCTGTGGGGAGCATATCG GTGTTGACCACGCCCAGATGACCTACGACGGGCAGCACTGGCATGCCACAGAAGCCTGCTTTTCTTGTGCCCAGTGTAAAGCTTCTTTGTTGGGGTGTCCCTTCCTTCCCAAACAAGGCCAGATTTATTGCTCAAAAACATGCAGCCTTGGTGAAGACGTCCATGCCTCTGATTCTTCTGACTCTGCGTTTCAGTCAGCTCGATCCAGAGACTCCAGAAGAAGTGTCCGGATGGGCAAAAGCAGTCGGTCAGCTGATCAGTGTAGACAGTCTCTTCTCTTGTCCCCCGCTCTGAACTACAAGTTTCCTGGCCTGTCAGGCAATGCCGATGATACCCTTTCTCGGAAGTTGGATGATCTGAGTCTCTCCAGGCAGGGGGCAAGTTTTGTCAATGAAGAATTTTGGAAAGGCAGAGTGGAGCACGAAACCCCAGAAGACCCTGAAGAATGGGCCGAGCATGAAGATTATATGACACAGCTCCTCCTCAAGTTTGGTGATAAAAGCCTCTTTCAGCAGCAGCCCAATGAGATAGATATTCGAGCCAGTGAGCATTGGATATCTGATAACATGGTTAAAAATAAGACTGAGTTAAAGCAAAATAACCAGAGCCTTGCAAGTAAAAAATACCAATCTGATATGTATTGGGCACAGTCACAAGATGGACTGGGTGATTCTGCTTATGGCAGCCACCCAGGCCCTGCAAGCAGTAGAAGGCTCCAGGAATTAGATCTGGACCATGGGGCTTCAGGATATAATCATGATCAAACACAGTGGTATGAAGATTCCCTGGAGTGTTTGTCAGACTTGAAACCAGAGCAAAGTGTTCGAGATTCTATGGATTCCTTGGCTTTATCTAATATCACGG GGGCTTCAGTGGATGGCGAAAGCAAGCCGAGACCCTCATTATATTCCCTGCAAAACTTTGAGGAGATGGAGGCAGAAGATTGTGAGAAAATGAGCAACATGGGGACTTTGAACTCTTCCATGCTGCACAGGAGTGCAGAGTCCTTAAAGAGTCTAAGTTCAGAGTTGTGTCCAGAAAAAATCATGCCTGAGGAAAAACCAGTCCATCTGCCAGTGCTTAGAAGATCGAAGTCTCAGTCCAGACCACAGCAGGTCAAGTTTTCGGATGATGTCATTGACAACGGAAACTATGACAACCTCGAAATTCGGCAGCCTCCCATGAGTGAGAGGACTCGAAGACGGGTCTACCATTTCGAAGAGAGGGGATCCAGGTCTCATCACCATCGCCGCAGGAGAAGTAGGAAGTCCCGCTCTGACAATGCTCTGAATCTtgttacagaaagaaaatactcTCCCAAGGACAGACTGCGGCTTTACACCCCTGATAACTACGAGAAATTTATACAGAATAAAAGTGCCCGGGAAATCCAAGCATACATCCAGAATGCTGATCTGTATGGACAGTATGCCCATGCCACCTCTGATTACGCACTGCAGAACCCGGGCGTGCCCAGGTTTCTGGGACTCTACGGTGAGGATGATGATTCCTGGTGTTCCTCTACCTCCTCTTCCTCCGACTCAGAAGAAGAAGGATATTTTCTTGGACAACCAATTCCTCAACCCCGGCCCCAGAGATACGCCTACTACACAGACGACCTTTCGAGTCCAACTTCTGCACTCCCCACTCCTCAGTTTGGTCAGAGGACAACTAAATCCAAGAAGAAAAAGGGACACAAGGGCAAaaactgtattatttcttaa